A section of the Humulus lupulus chromosome 2, drHumLupu1.1, whole genome shotgun sequence genome encodes:
- the LOC133814186 gene encoding uncharacterized protein LOC133814186, with protein sequence MYLAFIVEMGMHLRVVRQGASSSRAPMQIKTTYPPGFSQQQPRAQPPPPQVSQSSSLESLMKEYMAKNDAVIQSRAASLRNLEIKMGQLANELRNRPQGTLPSDTENPRKDGKEQCKAITLRNGKNLELTDENSILQQNAIEKPMSKPPPPFPRRFQKQQQDGQFRRFLDVLRQLHFNIPLVDALEQMPNYVKFLKDILTKKRRLGEFETVALTEGRSAILKNKIPPKLKDPGSSTIPIYIGGREVGKALCDLGASINLMPTSILKKLGIGEGREQ encoded by the exons ATGTATCTTGcgtttattgtggagatgggcatgCATTTGAGAGTTGTCCgtcaaggagctagttcaagcAGAGCACCAATGCAAATCAAGACTACATATCCACcggggttttctcaacaacaaccaagagctcAACCACCTCCTCCTCAAGTGTCGCAATCAAGCTCgttggagagtttaatgaaagaatatatggccaagaaCGATGCTGTGATTCAGAGTCGAGCGGCATCCTTGAGGAACTTAGAAATTAAAATGGGGCAACTAGCTAATGAGCTAAGGAATAGACCACAAGGCACCTTGCCTAGTGATACTGAAAATCCAAGGAAAGATGGTAAAGAGCAATGCAAGGCGATCACTTTGAGGAATGGTAAAAATCTGGAATTGACTGATGAGAATT CAATTCTTCAGCAAAATGCAATAGAGAAGCCAatgagcaagccacctccaccatttcctcgACGTTTTCAAAAGCAGCAACAAGATGGTCAATTCCGAAGATTTTTGGATGTTTTGAGGCAACTCCACTTCAACATACCGTTGGTGGACGCTTTGGAACAAATGCCTAATTATGTGAAGTTCTTGAAGGATATTTTGACAAAGAAGAGGAGGCTTGGTGAATTTGAAACGGTTGCTTTGACTGAAGGTCGTAGTGCTatattgaagaataaaattcctccAAAGTTGAAGGATCCGGGCAGTTCCACAATTCCAATTTATATTGGGGGACGAGAAGTTggtaaagctctttgtgatttagGAGCAagtattaatttgatgcccaCGTCCATTTTgaagaagttgggaattggagaagGCCGAGAACAGTGA